The following is a genomic window from Pseudomonas sp. FP2335.
GCTGTTGTCGATCTTTGCCTTGCTGCTGGGCGTGTTGCTCAACTACCTGGTGCCGGACCAGGTGTTCGTGTGGGTGACCTCCATCGCCACCTTCGGCGCGATCTGGACCTGGCTGATGATCCTGCTGGCCCAGCTCAAGTTCCGCAAAGGCCTGAGCCCGGCCGAGCAGGCAGGGCTCAAGTACCGCATGTGGCTGTACCCGGTCAGTTCGTACCTGGCCCTGGCTTTCCTGGTACTGGTGGTGGGCCTGATGGCGTACTTCCCGGATACCCGCGTGGCGCTGTACGTGGGGCCGGCGTTTCTGGTGTTGCTGACCGTGCTGTTCTACGTGTTCAAGTTGCAGCCGGTCGCCAACGTCCAAGCCGCCCCGCGCTCGGCGTAAGCTTCAGTGCGCCTTTTGTGCCAGTTGCGCCGCTTCGGTCAACTGGCGCACCAGGCGATTGCGCTCGGCAATTTCCAGCTCCACCAGGGATTGGCGTCGGTCCAGGTACGCGTCCGAACGCCGGTCGCTGATCTCCTGGTTCAGCGCATTGAGCTGGTGGCGCACCACATTGTCGATGGTCGAGAAGGGCTCCGGGTAGCTGCGGGCCAGGTACTCGATCCAGAAGTCCTCCATCAATAACGACTCCTGCGCCGCCTGGGTCCGACCGAGTGCCTCCAGGGTTTGCCGGGCCTGGATCACGTCGTCTTCGCTCACCCATTCTTCGACCGCGTAGAGCATCTCTTCACGTCTGATCGGCAGGTCGAACGCATCGCGCAACTTGAGCCGGTAGTAGAGCTTGATCTCGGCATCGTCCGGGTCCACCCCCGCTGCACGCAGGCGCTCGATATGCGCCTCGGCCAACTGGTCCACCCGACGCAGGTAGAACAGGCTCCTGGCCAGGCCCAGCAATTGGCGGTCGGCCTGCTCACTGCCGGCCTGGTTGCGTGCCTGGTGCACCAGGTGCTCAATTTCCATATTGATAAACGCCAGTATGGCGCCGTCGCCGCAGGTGCCGGCCACGTAGGTATTGAGAAATACCCGGTTGCGCAGGTCGGTGGATTGGCCCATGGCGTCGAGCAGGTTCCACACACGGCGGGTGAGTGCTTGCTGGGTGGCCTGGTTGCGCCGATAAGCATACGACTGCGTGAGGTCCCGCAGGACCCGGAAGGTGTCGTCCGGATTGGCATCTTCATGCTGGCGCAACTGTTGCCACAGGGTTTGACGTTGCGCGTGTTGGGCGCTGGGCACGCCGGTCAGCCATCGGTTGACGTCAATGGCCTGCGCCTGTTGATGCAGGACGCCCGGCAGCGCGCCGCCCAGCACGATGCCGGTTCGGTTGCGGTAGTTGCGTAGCCTGTCGAGCGTGGCATCGCTCAATGGATTGTCATGCAGGATGGTGTTGCGGTTGGTGGGGCCCATGCGCACATCTGAAAACACCGCGTCGGGAATAGTGGTGATGCGGTTTTCCTGAAGCAGCAGGCTACGCAGGCTGCTGCGGCTCTCGGCCCCGATGGGCCACTGGTCGATGTTGGTCTGGCGCAGAGACAGCACCCGCAGGCGGGTCATCCGGCTGACATCGGGCGTCAGGCCCAGGGGGTTGCCATCCAGGAACAGCCCGTCCAGGCGTGTGAGCCCGGCCAGGTGCTGGCGGGACTCAACCGTCAGTGCAATCATGTTGTCGCTCAGATCCAACTGTTGCAGTTGGGTCATCTGGGCGAGTGCGGGGGGAAGTTCACCGAGCAGGCAATCGAGTTTCAGGTGGGTAAGGCCGGTGAACTTGCTGAGGAATGCGTTCCCGATGGTGGGGAGCATGTCACCGTCGATCCTGAGGTATTCAATGTGTTCGAATGCGCGGTTGCTCAGGATGAAGGCCGGGTCGGGCAGGTCGTTGCCGTCCAGGCGCAACACCAGTTGGTGCGTGTCGAAAAGGCCTGATTCATTTTCATAGGCCGAGCGGGTTTCCCGGCGCCAGGCGCGCAATATTCGTTCGGCCAGGCTGCGGCGTAGGCCATAGTTCCAACCCAGCGGGTCGGTCTCGGGGTCGTCGATGGCCTGGGGCGTTTCGATCCAGCGGTTGAGCTCGAACTCCAGGGTCTGGTACTCGGCTTTGCGCCGCTCCAGCTCAATCAGCGCCGCCGGTTCGCTGATGCCCAGGCCGTCAATCAATTCGTTGGCCGCCGCCGTGCTGAAGCTGGGGTAGAGTTCCTTGACCTTGCTGACCAGGTCCACTGGCTGGCGGCCGCTGAAAGGCCAGAGGCTGCGCAGGGAAAACGGGTAGGCCAGGAATGTGCTGTGCACCGGCATCGGCGGTTGCAACCACGGCGGGATATGCGCCAGGCCCAGCAGCGATTTGATTGCCACGCGCTGGCCCAGGGCCAAGTCGGCGATGCGTTCGCGCAGCGGCGCTGTGTCACCGCTGTCGTCCAGGCCCAGGTTGCTGCGTTCGGTGTCGGTCAGCAGCGAGGCCACGCTATTGATCAGGCCACTGCTGTCGCTGGGGTCGTTGAGCAGTTGTCCCTCGCGGCCATAGGCCTGGTAGGTGCCATCGATCTTGACCAGCGTGCGGCGGTCGACAGCGCTGGCATGCCCGCCACTGCCTAGCAACGGGCCGGAGAGGCTGGCTTGGCGTACGTCCACGCGCAGGCTCAGGGGCCAGCCGGGCAAATCCTTGAGCACGTGCAGGATGATCCTGTCACTGTCGGGGTTGGCCAGGGTGTCCAGGAACAGGCCTTCGTACGCCCGGTTAAGGCGCATATCGTCGGCGGTGAGCCGCGCCTGTTCCGCCAGGCGCAGGCCGACCTGGTCCTGCTGTTGCAAGTGCTTGAGTTCCTTGGGCGTGGCTTGTTCAAGTATCGCGGTGATCGCGCTGGTAGGCAGGTGCGGGAAGTGGGCGTGCAGGCGCCGTTCGATCAGTGTCGTGGCATGCTCGCTCTGGGCGTAGAGGATGTCGAACAATTGCGCGCGTTCGCGCCACGCGTGGTCGGCGATGCGTTTGGACAGCTTGAACAGACGCTCCTCCTGGGTGGCGGGCAAGGTACCCAGCAGCGCACGGCTGACGTCATCGTTCAGCGCAATGTTATTCAGCGGTTCCAGACCACGGCTTTCGGCTTCGGTGAGGCGGATGGCCTTGGCTTCGGGTGAGCTTCTGGCCGGATAGCGACGGATTACCTGACCCTGCTCATCCACGATCTGCAGCGCATGGCTGGCGGGCCACGCCGGTAAGCTGGTGACCAGCAGCAATTGCAGGGACGGCCGCGCATTGCGGGTGGCCGAGTAGACGGTCATGGCATTGATGAACTGCAGGATTTCCCGCTCGATGCGAAACCGCTTGCTGGTGTCTTGCAGCAACGGTGGCGGCGGCAGGCCGGCGCTGTGCACTTCGCGCAAGGCCCGCGCTGGGGTGTCGGTGACGCGCATGATCCGCGCAGCGGTGGCCTGGTCGACATGAAAGTTGCTCGCCCCCAGGCGGTAGAACAGACGGTGGTCATCCCATGTCATCGGGTTTTCATTCGACAATCGCCAGGCGCCCCGGCGGTTGTGCTCCAGGCGGGGGGTATCGACCCCGACTTTTTCCGGATGCCTGAGCCGCCATTTGCGCAGGCGTTTGTCGAAAAAAATCGGGTACAGCGAGCCATAGAGCGGCAGCAGTTGCTGGCCGTTCCATTCGTAGATGCCTTCAGCGTCGGGCTTGAGGTCATGGGGCAGCACGACGCGTTGTTCGTATTGGCCCAGGGACTGATCCAGCAGGCTGACCTGGCCTCCAGGGCTGCGCTGGGCGCTCATGAGATCACCGAGGGTTTTGCGCAGGCCCTGGGCATCACTGGCGCTCTTCATCCCCAGTTGCAGGTGTTCACCCGGTTGCAGCACCGAGGCGACGGCCAGGTAGAAACTGTCGACCCCGGGTGTCACCGGAATCGGCCCGGCGTTGCGCATGTCGTAGGCCTCGTAGCGGCCCTGGCCGTAGTGCAACAGCTCGACAGTGGTGTCGTCGGGCCCGCTTGAAACGTAGCGATTGGACGGTGTGCCGCGGCTCATGTCGGTGACCACGAAGTGGCGCTCGAAGGTATTGAGCAACAGGCTCGCGGTGAACTCGCGGGCCCATTGGTCGGTGTCGGGGTTGAAGGCGCGGCGATGGTAGAGGCCGTCTATCACGGCGTCGATACGCAGGGCGGTGCGATGGTGTTCAAGGTGTTCCCGCACCGAGGCGGGCAGGCTTGCATCGTGCAGGAATTGCGCTTGCTCGCGGCTGCTCAAGGGCGTGATCAGCAGTAACTGTTGCAGGTTGGCCGAGGTCAGGGGTGGGTAGAGCCGGCGCAGTTTTTTCAGCACGGGGGTCACTTCCACCAAGGGCGGAGCGACCTTGATCGGCAAGAATTGCCGGGCGCTTTCATCGGCGGCCAACTCAGCGCGGGCATAGCCGTCATAGCGCGTCATGGCCTCGAAAAGCGTCATGCGGTGTGCCTGTGCCAGTTGGCTGATTTGCAGGCGCACCCGGGCAATGCGCTGGGCCAGCGTCAGGTGCGGGCTGCCTTCCTTGCCCAAGCGTGAATGGGCTGGTTGTTGGGTGAGGATCAGTTCGAACAGTTGCTCGCGGGTGGGCACGCTGGTCGCGGGGTCCGCCAGCAGGCCGTAGGTGCCATCATCGCGGCGCATCAGGTCGATGGTGTGGGAAAGCCCGTTGTCGTTGGCGGCATAGCTTTCGAGCAGGGTGCCTTGCCGGTCGTGCACGTTGATGCTGACGTCGGCAGGCCAGCCGGGCACCTGGGTCAACAGGCTCAATACGGCAGCGTCGGCGTGGGGCGGCATGTGGCCGCGAAGGTGGAAGTCCTTGATCAACTGCTCGATGATCTGGTCGGCCTGCAGGCGCCTTACGCCTTCGGTGAGGTTGATCGGTGCGGGCTGGCCACTCCATACACTATCGAGGGTTGCGCGGTCGGTGGCGGTGCTGCGCAGCATTGTTTCCATGTCGACCCGGGGTACGGCGGTGGAGCCGTTGGGCAGCATGCGCTCGGCCAGTTGGATGTCCGAGAGGGTATGGGCGTTGTGCAGGTCCAGGGTCCAGGCCTGTTGCGCGGGGTTGAACAGAATCGGTGGGGCAAACTGCCTGTCGTTTTCCTGCTTGAGCACGAAGCGCATCAGCTTGGCGTCGTAACTGACCTCCACCACACGGCGCTGGCCGTTTTGTTGCAGCCAGGCGTACTGCTTGCCGTGGACCGGGAAGACGCCTTGGGGGTTGGCGACCTGGCCGTCGAGCAGGTGCTGGTCGAGAATTGCGTAGGGGCCGATGTCCGGCTTCCAGAGCACATGCGTACCGTCGGCCTTGAGCATTTTTCGCGGGTTGCCCAGCCGGTGCAGCAAACTCTCGATACGCTGGCGATGCACGCGGCCGGCGGTGGTGATCAACAGGCCATTGATGGCCAGGTCGGCGGTGTCGGCCAGGGCCGACGCGAATTCATTGGCTTCCCCCCTCGCGGCTTCGTTGATCCCCACGATCATGCTGTAGGCCAGGCTGCCGAACACTGCCACCTGCATGACCCGGTTCAGGCCCGTTACACCGCCGGGCACGGGGGTGAGCAACAGTTCGAGGACTTCCTGGGCGATGGCGGCCGCGCCGTCAATCAAGGCCTGCAGGTCGCGTTCCGAGCGACGGGTGGCGAGGGTCGACAGGTTGGCTTGATAGCGTTGCACTTCGCGGTATGTGCAGGCCTGTACCAGGGTTTCTTCGCGGCCATGTTTGGGGTCTGGTGTAAAGCGCAGGCTATCGAGGGTGTGCGGTGGGAACAGACAGTGAAACGTGTCGTACAGGAACCCGGCGGTCGGGCTCAGGCCCACGGGGCGTGATGCCTCCTTGAGCAATCGCTTGAACCCGTGCATTTCGGTCATCGGCAGTTGCCGGGCGAACCAGCCCAGGTCGCCCTGGGCGTGGCTGTCCTTGAGCTGTTGCAGGAAGTCATCCGCCGCCTGACGGGTATCGGTGTGGTAGCGCAGGGCACCGCCGGGGCGGAACGGGAAATACGACAGCACCGCGCGACTGCCCACATGAATCACCAGCAGGGGCACCGGGACGGTTTGCCCTGACGGTACGAAGGGGACGGCGGGCAACACGGTGATGCCGGTGCTCATGCCCAGGGTGTCGAATTTCAATGCCGGGCCGCTACCGTCGATGGCGGCGCTCAGGCTGTCATAGTGCTCGCGGGTCACGCCGGTGATGGCGCGATTGCGATAGGCCTCCAGGGCTTCGAAACGCAGGCAGGCCTTGGCGCTGGCCTGCAGCGTGGCGTACAGATCGCCGCCGGGGCCCAGTGCCCGTTGCAGGCGCTGCGCCAACTGGCCGCCGAAGTCCAGTTCACGGGCAATCGTGATGAACTCGCTGACGCTCAGCTTCAGGCCTTCGGCGCCGCTGAGGTAGGACGCGTCGACAAAACTGTGCCCTGATGCCTGACGCTCAGCGGTGGCGAAGTCAAAATTGAGGCAGGCCGCATCCCACAGCGACAGCGTGGAGACGTGGGCGCGGTATTTCCATTCATCGTAGGCGCGGCGAAAGCGACGCTGGCGTGACAGCGGCTGGCTGGACCTGGGTTCCCACGGCAGCGGTGGTTGCAGCTCTTGCAGGTAGCGGGTGTGCAGGTGGATGGCTTGCGGGTCCAGGCCGCCTAGCCTGCTGCTCAGTTGGGCCAGCCCTTGGGTCTTGAAGGCCTGGATGATCGCGGTGTTTTCGCGGTCCACCGCTTTCAGGGCCTGGTGGGCTTCGCGTTGCAGCCTGACGTAGTCGCGCTGTTGCGCCAGCGTCAGGCTGCCCATCGTTCGCGCCAGGGTTTCGCGGATCAGCTCCAGAGCTTGTTGGCGAGCCCAGGATTCGCTGGATTGCAGGTTGCCCGACAAGCCGTTGAGCAGTTGGTGGGTAGGCATGGGCCATTTCCTTTCACGGGTTGAGTGGAAGGCAAATGGAAGCACCCACCTATGGGTGCCGGGCGCTAGCTATGTAGCGCGACTTTGCGTTGATCCAGGCGCTTGTTGAATTCCAACCACGCGGCCAGCCCCGCCATCAGCAACGCGCCGACGATGGCCGTGGCCAGTTGCACGGCCAGCGCATCGTTGGCCATGGCGTTGACCATGTCCGCCAAGGGCGCCAGCACCACCCCCAGGCAAAACACTTCCAGGGAGTAGCGGCCCATGCGGCAGACCTCGCCCGCCAGGCGGTTTTGCGTCCAGCCTGCGCCGGGCAGCAGCTTGGCCGTGACATAGGCCAACGCCAGGAAGTGCACCAGGCGCAGCGGCGACAGATCGGTCTTGCTGATGGGGTAGAGCAGGTCACTCAGGCGTGACGGCATCCACGCATCGTGCACCTCGGGCCAGCGCCACGACAGGGTGAGTATCCCCGCGAGCAATACGTAGAGCGCCGCGCTGACGAACAGCGGCTGACGCAACAGTGGGCGCGTCTCGACGGGTCTTGGTCGCTGGCTGTGTATCGCCGCCGCGCCACCGAGCACAAACAACAGTTGCCAGGTGACCGGGTTGAAGTACCACACGCCATCGGCAATCGCCCGTAGGTTCCAGCCCATCCACGGTGCCAGCAGGTAGATCGTCAGCGATACGGCGACCACCACGGAGGGCTTGCGCACCAGTATCGGCAACACCAGCGGCAGGCCGGCCAGCAGCACGATGTACAACGGCAACGGGTCCATCAGGTTGGGTTTGAAGCGCAGCAGCAGTTCATCGGTGAGGGCTTGTTGCGGGTGCGTGACGAAGTGCGTCAGGCCCATCTCCGAGACCAGGTCGCGGGTTTCCACATGGCTGTTGGCGAAAAACACGATGCCCATCAACAGGGCCAGCAGGAAGATATGCACCACATACAGCACCCACGCCCGGCGCAGGATCTTCAGGCAAGCCATCCAGTAGCCGTCGCGCTGCATGATCTTGCCGTAGGCGAGCACGGCGGCAAAACCGGCGAGGAATACAAACACTTCTGCGGCATCGCTGAAGCCGAAGTTGCGCAGGGTGATCTGGCCGAGAGGATTGTGGGGGACGTGATCCCAGAAAATGAAGATCAACGCCAGGCCCCGAAAGAAATCGATGCGCGGGTCGCGTCCGTTAGGCATGGCTACGGGCTCTTGAACAATAGGTTTAATAAGGACAGGTGGACGTGGGCAATGTCATGCGCCGCACGTCGGGCGGGCAGGTTGGCGGTATTTGTAAGCAATTGCAAAGGTCGGGTATTACTGAATGT
Proteins encoded in this region:
- a CDS encoding NEL-type E3 ubiquitin ligase domain-containing protein produces the protein MPTHQLLNGLSGNLQSSESWARQQALELIRETLARTMGSLTLAQQRDYVRLQREAHQALKAVDRENTAIIQAFKTQGLAQLSSRLGGLDPQAIHLHTRYLQELQPPLPWEPRSSQPLSRQRRFRRAYDEWKYRAHVSTLSLWDAACLNFDFATAERQASGHSFVDASYLSGAEGLKLSVSEFITIARELDFGGQLAQRLQRALGPGGDLYATLQASAKACLRFEALEAYRNRAITGVTREHYDSLSAAIDGSGPALKFDTLGMSTGITVLPAVPFVPSGQTVPVPLLVIHVGSRAVLSYFPFRPGGALRYHTDTRQAADDFLQQLKDSHAQGDLGWFARQLPMTEMHGFKRLLKEASRPVGLSPTAGFLYDTFHCLFPPHTLDSLRFTPDPKHGREETLVQACTYREVQRYQANLSTLATRRSERDLQALIDGAAAIAQEVLELLLTPVPGGVTGLNRVMQVAVFGSLAYSMIVGINEAARGEANEFASALADTADLAINGLLITTAGRVHRQRIESLLHRLGNPRKMLKADGTHVLWKPDIGPYAILDQHLLDGQVANPQGVFPVHGKQYAWLQQNGQRRVVEVSYDAKLMRFVLKQENDRQFAPPILFNPAQQAWTLDLHNAHTLSDIQLAERMLPNGSTAVPRVDMETMLRSTATDRATLDSVWSGQPAPINLTEGVRRLQADQIIEQLIKDFHLRGHMPPHADAAVLSLLTQVPGWPADVSINVHDRQGTLLESYAANDNGLSHTIDLMRRDDGTYGLLADPATSVPTREQLFELILTQQPAHSRLGKEGSPHLTLAQRIARVRLQISQLAQAHRMTLFEAMTRYDGYARAELAADESARQFLPIKVAPPLVEVTPVLKKLRRLYPPLTSANLQQLLLITPLSSREQAQFLHDASLPASVREHLEHHRTALRIDAVIDGLYHRRAFNPDTDQWAREFTASLLLNTFERHFVVTDMSRGTPSNRYVSSGPDDTTVELLHYGQGRYEAYDMRNAGPIPVTPGVDSFYLAVASVLQPGEHLQLGMKSASDAQGLRKTLGDLMSAQRSPGGQVSLLDQSLGQYEQRVVLPHDLKPDAEGIYEWNGQQLLPLYGSLYPIFFDKRLRKWRLRHPEKVGVDTPRLEHNRRGAWRLSNENPMTWDDHRLFYRLGASNFHVDQATAARIMRVTDTPARALREVHSAGLPPPPLLQDTSKRFRIEREILQFINAMTVYSATRNARPSLQLLLVTSLPAWPASHALQIVDEQGQVIRRYPARSSPEAKAIRLTEAESRGLEPLNNIALNDDVSRALLGTLPATQEERLFKLSKRIADHAWRERAQLFDILYAQSEHATTLIERRLHAHFPHLPTSAITAILEQATPKELKHLQQQDQVGLRLAEQARLTADDMRLNRAYEGLFLDTLANPDSDRIILHVLKDLPGWPLSLRVDVRQASLSGPLLGSGGHASAVDRRTLVKIDGTYQAYGREGQLLNDPSDSSGLINSVASLLTDTERSNLGLDDSGDTAPLRERIADLALGQRVAIKSLLGLAHIPPWLQPPMPVHSTFLAYPFSLRSLWPFSGRQPVDLVSKVKELYPSFSTAAANELIDGLGISEPAALIELERRKAEYQTLEFELNRWIETPQAIDDPETDPLGWNYGLRRSLAERILRAWRRETRSAYENESGLFDTHQLVLRLDGNDLPDPAFILSNRAFEHIEYLRIDGDMLPTIGNAFLSKFTGLTHLKLDCLLGELPPALAQMTQLQQLDLSDNMIALTVESRQHLAGLTRLDGLFLDGNPLGLTPDVSRMTRLRVLSLRQTNIDQWPIGAESRSSLRSLLLQENRITTIPDAVFSDVRMGPTNRNTILHDNPLSDATLDRLRNYRNRTGIVLGGALPGVLHQQAQAIDVNRWLTGVPSAQHAQRQTLWQQLRQHEDANPDDTFRVLRDLTQSYAYRRNQATQQALTRRVWNLLDAMGQSTDLRNRVFLNTYVAGTCGDGAILAFINMEIEHLVHQARNQAGSEQADRQLLGLARSLFYLRRVDQLAEAHIERLRAAGVDPDDAEIKLYYRLKLRDAFDLPIRREEMLYAVEEWVSEDDVIQARQTLEALGRTQAAQESLLMEDFWIEYLARSYPEPFSTIDNVVRHQLNALNQEISDRRSDAYLDRRQSLVELEIAERNRLVRQLTEAAQLAQKAH
- a CDS encoding OpgC family protein, yielding MPNGRDPRIDFFRGLALIFIFWDHVPHNPLGQITLRNFGFSDAAEVFVFLAGFAAVLAYGKIMQRDGYWMACLKILRRAWVLYVVHIFLLALLMGIVFFANSHVETRDLVSEMGLTHFVTHPQQALTDELLLRFKPNLMDPLPLYIVLLAGLPLVLPILVRKPSVVVAVSLTIYLLAPWMGWNLRAIADGVWYFNPVTWQLLFVLGGAAAIHSQRPRPVETRPLLRQPLFVSAALYVLLAGILTLSWRWPEVHDAWMPSRLSDLLYPISKTDLSPLRLVHFLALAYVTAKLLPGAGWTQNRLAGEVCRMGRYSLEVFCLGVVLAPLADMVNAMANDALAVQLATAIVGALLMAGLAAWLEFNKRLDQRKVALHS